One part of the Acinetobacter sp. XS-4 genome encodes these proteins:
- a CDS encoding dicarboxylate/amino acid:cation symporter produces the protein MAKKPIYKSLYFQVIIAIIAGVLVGHFSPSSTQIVNGVEQHIPGLGEKLKPLGDAFIRLIKMIIAPVIFCTVVSGIAGMESMKSVGKTGGVALLYFEVVSTIALLIGLVVINIAKPGVGMNIDPTTLDTSGIQKYVSSGESQSTIDFLMHIIPDTVVGAFANGEILQVLLFAILFGFALHKLGDAGRPVLKFIDQVAHVFFNIVNMIMKLAPIGAFGAMAFTIGKYGVGSLVQLGQLILCFYVTCLLFIFLILGTISRMSGFSILKMIRLIREELLIVLGTSSSESVLPRMLRKLEIAGCEKSVVGLVIPTGYSFNLDGTSIYLTMAAIFIAQATNTQLDIQHQITLLLVLLISSKGAAGVTGSGFIVMAATLSAVGHIPVAGLALILGIDRFMSEARALTNLVGNSLATIVVAKWVGALDKDKLNDALNNPDEVDRKMMEPKSPQVAEGLD, from the coding sequence ATGGCTAAAAAACCGATTTATAAATCACTTTATTTTCAGGTGATTATTGCGATTATTGCGGGTGTTTTGGTAGGGCATTTTTCCCCAAGCTCAACGCAAATTGTCAATGGTGTTGAACAGCATATCCCAGGTTTAGGTGAGAAACTCAAGCCATTAGGTGATGCCTTTATTCGTTTGATCAAGATGATCATCGCTCCAGTTATTTTCTGTACCGTGGTCAGCGGTATTGCTGGCATGGAAAGTATGAAGTCAGTCGGAAAAACTGGCGGCGTCGCGTTGTTATATTTTGAAGTTGTTTCAACAATTGCACTTCTGATTGGCCTTGTTGTAATTAACATTGCTAAACCGGGTGTAGGGATGAATATTGACCCTACAACTCTAGACACCTCGGGCATTCAAAAATACGTCAGTTCGGGTGAGTCACAATCTACCATTGATTTCTTAATGCACATCATTCCAGATACGGTTGTTGGCGCATTTGCAAATGGTGAAATCTTACAAGTCCTTCTTTTTGCAATTCTCTTTGGTTTTGCTTTACATAAGTTAGGTGATGCAGGACGTCCAGTTTTAAAATTTATTGATCAAGTTGCACATGTGTTCTTTAACATTGTGAACATGATTATGAAACTGGCTCCGATTGGTGCATTCGGTGCAATGGCATTCACCATTGGTAAATATGGCGTTGGTTCACTTGTACAATTAGGGCAATTAATTCTCTGCTTCTATGTTACGTGTCTACTCTTTATCTTCTTGATTTTGGGTACAATCAGCCGTATGAGTGGATTCAGTATCCTCAAAATGATCCGTCTGATTCGTGAAGAGTTATTAATTGTACTTGGTACATCTTCTTCTGAATCTGTTTTGCCTCGCATGTTGCGTAAACTTGAAATTGCAGGTTGTGAAAAGTCTGTAGTTGGTTTGGTTATTCCAACAGGTTATTCATTTAACCTTGATGGAACGTCAATTTATTTGACTATGGCAGCAATCTTTATTGCTCAGGCAACGAATACTCAGCTTGATATTCAACATCAGATCACTTTGTTATTAGTACTTTTAATTTCATCTAAGGGTGCGGCGGGTGTAACTGGATCTGGCTTTATTGTTATGGCGGCAACTTTGTCTGCTGTAGGACATATTCCAGTTGCAGGTTTGGCATTGATTTTAGGTATCGACCGTTTCATGTCAGAAGCACGTGCTTTAACTAACCTTGTTGGTAACTCTTTGGCAACAATTGTTGTTGCGAAATGGGTCGGTGCTTTAGATAAAGATAAGCTTAATGATGCTTTAAATAATCCAGATGAAGTCGACAGAAAAATGATGGAACCAAAAAGTCCTCAAGTCGCTGAAGGTCTAGATTAA